In Phoenix dactylifera cultivar Barhee BC4 chromosome 1, palm_55x_up_171113_PBpolish2nd_filt_p, whole genome shotgun sequence, the genomic stretch AACTGGGAACTGCTGCACATAATTCTTGGGGAATCAATTTGCAGTTAGCACCTGAACGTTTCCATAATTCCCTTCTCAGATTGGCTGTGGAACAAGAGCAACTGACTACACAATCTCACCATCAAAACACGCGGACAATTCACTCTCTTTGTGGGGTTAAAGTATATATTTCCATCCATATTTCTCAGAGGGGCTGAAAACTAAAAGGAAAATACATTGATATACTAAAGATGCAGTAAAAGGCCACCTCAAATGAGCACGCGATCCCAACTAACGCACACAAATTAGCCAACAAGCTCTGATCCCAAAATTGTAGCATGTCAAAACATAGGCCAAAGGAGCGCCTCTATGTGGAGCAGCATTGCTTCTTTGTATTGTCAACATTCGTAGCTGACACCTCAATGGTCTTCCCCTCTTTGATGCCTCCAGTAGGTCCTGGTGCAGGCTCCGAAGAGGACAGAGGTTTCTTACTGATGATTCGATATATTTCTGACAGGATCATCTGAAAGGCTTTCTCTACATTTGTGGCCTCAAGAGCAGAGGTCTCAATGAAGGACAGACCTTCCTTCTCAGCAAAGCTCTGTGCATCCTCTGTGGCAACTGCACGAAGGTGCTTAAGGTCGGTCTTGTTACCAATGAGCATAACCACAATGTTGGAGTCAGCATGGTCACGGAGCTCTTTAAGCCACCGGTTCACATTCTCGAAAGTTGTGGCCTTGGTCACATCATAGACTAGGAGGGCTCCCAGTGCGCCACGGTAGTAGGCACTGGTTATTGCCCTGTATCGCTCCTGGCCTGCTGTGTCCCATATCTGTACTTTTATTGTCCTTCCCTCTACCTAAACATTAGaagaataaataaaacaaaatattggGACAAAATAGTTGGGAGACAAACATATTAAATGTCAGCTTTGTTGTCATATTTTGCTGCTTACGACAAACTAAATAAACAATAGATTATATTATAAAGACAAAAGAAGAATTTGAATTGAGACCATAGAAATGAAATTTTGAACAAGGTGAGCTGAAGCTTTGTTCTACAGTCTTACATCAAACATTGTTAAGGATGCATTTGCATGTACATATTTTCTGAAATTACAAGTTATAATTCTATACAAATGGCTACATAATTGCTTGTAGCAAAAATCCATAATATACCTAGAAATAATTTACCTCCTAGAATATCTCAACTCttaaaattcagaaattttaaATGATGCAAAAGGACAGCTCTTGAAATTCCAAAACATCCAAGTGCAACCTGAATGATAGAACAACCAGAAATCGTGAGTGTCATAGTGTCAGAATGTGAGGGATTTGTTGCATCGTTCTTGGTTCCTTACCCTAGTTTGAAGAATCTCAATGATGGTTTTGTAAATTATGATCAGTCAAAAGATGTTTCAAAACCTTGCCTTTTCCCACCATTATGATGCTTTTGGTCAATGTTTGGCAGATTAGGTCCATAGCTGCTCGTAAACGTCACCAACCAATGTATAGGGTCACCTAAAGACTCTTATTGTGAGTCAATATTGCTTCCAACTACTAAAAGCTCATTGGAGCAAGCAGTTTGATGAACAGAATGAACCCAATGTATTTGTTTCCATTTGAGAACAATCAGTTAACATCAAAAACTGATTCAAAAGATGGAAAAATCGACAGCTCTACAAAAAAATAAGTCCTTCGGAAAAAACAATAagcaacaagaaaaaaataaagcagATTTATATGAACATATTGAAACTTGTTTGGTTATCTTTGCAgatcataaaatttttatatcaaaTATTCTGACATACCCTAATGAAAATGTTCTctgaaaagcagataaataatgcataaaaaaGTATTAATTTGAACATGAGATGAAGATGATCAAATCATGCATAAGCAAAGGAAGGAAGAGAAAATTGCAGCTTAGAAACAGTTCATCATGAATCCCCAAAACAGAAGTCTTGCAGGTTGAACAGAAAAAAAGTTTTCAGCTTAGTTGAGGGAAAAATCATGATGTTCATCTTTTGGAGTGAAGGAATATTGTCACAGGTTGAAATGGCTAAAGGCAAAGGGGTCCCAAATTGGTGACAGCTGTTCAACTAACAGATATTTGCGACTAATGCAAATGAACTTATGTTTGTTTCAGCTGAAACTAATCATATACCTGCACAGATTGCTTCATACATAGGAACCAAATCTTGctactaatttttcaaaaacaCTTCTACAGAAACTTCAAGCCAAAGCTGATCAATAGAGAGATGCATCAAAATGATATTGCTGTAATCTTTGATGATTACACTCAATAATATGTCTGTATGATTTAGCAAAGCATCATTTGTTCAGAATTCAATGTCGCACAAACTTAATTATTCTAATATTCTATTTCTCCCTAAATTTTTTTCATGGGACAAAACAATAGTGGAGCATATCTTGTCTTGATGTTAAATCAGTCTTCATTTTTGTTTGATCACATTTTGATTAAAAGTGAACCAATATATAACATTGATTATATTTCGGACCGTCGTCTTGTGAGAACATGAGTCTAGAAAGGAGTTTCATAGCTAGCACAAAGTAAAAGAGATCACGAAAACATAGACATCACCTGAAATTCTACAATTTGAATGCCCTATCATTACTTGACATAGAGAAGAAATTAGAATAAGTACAGGAAGTATAGTCTAGAACAGGGAATTATGACTTATAATGGAATTGGAAACTAGATAGCGTGCACATGCATTGTGCATGCAGATGGCAAGAATGAATCGTCATGCTAAATGCTAAGGATAAGCATCACATGAACACATCACTCTGGTTTACTTCTTGCTCTCTATTTTAAGGGTGGGGAGAAAGCAGACAAATGCACAGCCAGAAGTGGAAGTATATTTACTATATAAATACTGGAAAGGATCTTTGATCCAAAAGGACCATGGCCATTGATATTTCCTCCACATCACTCTTGGCTTACGTCTTGCTCTCTATTTTAAGGGCGGGGAGAAAGAAGATAAATGCACAGCAGTGGAACTATATTTATCACATAAATACTGGAAAAGATCTTTGATCCGAAAGGACCATGGCCATTGATATTTCCTCTCACATGCATTAGAGAAGCCAACTCTTGTAGTAAAAACTACACCAACGCCTCCAAACTGATCACCCATTAGAGGAAAACCCAGTTCTTAGCTAAGATAATCTTGTGCACAGCCTCTAATATCACTAAATAAAAATACTGGCATGACAAACTAACTAATTGCTAAACATTTGACGAGAAGAACTTAGAGGACAAGGAGGGCCTAGAAATGAAGGCTTATTACTTATATTAGATTATCAATGGCAAATACATGCATAGGTTATACATCAAGATTTGCAATCTCGGTAGCGGATCCCATAACAATACCATGTTGATATAGTGTCAAAACACCCAGCACGGGGGTTGGTTTGGCATACCAGCACTCAGTACACTACCCATCCCGAGTATCAATTTGCTACCCATATTGTACGTTACGTCCAGTATAGGGTAGTATGTACAAGCTTGCAAACCTTGTTATACATTAATGCATATCCAAGAAGAAGAAACATTATGATCATATCAATGATGATTGTTAAGTTCTCAAATAGCTCCAGTGCTACTGTAACAAAGTTATTTCAATTAAAATAAGGACAATGACAATCAAATCTACAGTTAAGCCTCCTAAAAACCAGACCAAATAAAATGACAAGATAGATTGGTCCTTAATCAACCATTAGTCAAATGGACACATGCACTGTATATTCAATTGATGTTGGATAAAGTAGGAAGTATCATAAGAAATAAACTTCTACAACgtgcatttttaaataaaaCATTTCACAATATAATTTATGTTATTAAGAGAAACAATAATTCTAATATTTATCTCATGCTGATTATATTTTTGATAATTAGATACATCACAAGAAGTAAATGCAGTGCATAATGAGCACATAACGATAGTGACAGTCATGGTTCTGTACAATGTTTATTATGATAGCTTTAAGCACACCTCAAAATAGTAAGTACACAacgattgctataaatttgttATGACAATTATAATAATGTTAAACAACAACCATGATGCCTATCAATTATTTAACCTAATAAAATGCATGAAATATAACATTTTCTATATTGATATATAAATAGAGTATATACGAAAACAATATtgatatacaaaaatatataatttatgtaataatatttatatacccTCACGTCATGATGCTGCCTATATCAAGTATAATTATGCTGGCCTAATGATGCCCAATCTTTTAAAAGCAAATTTTAGAACAATAAATGTTACAATGTTATGATCGAGATACTTGTTTCAGACATGCATTTTATAAAATACTTTTACAACATATTCTTATATAACAACCATTGATTGTCTTCTATCATTGTAATAACAGCCATTAGATAATAGTAGCAGCAGTCAAATTTAATTTTGATCATCTCATTATAAGAAAATATCACTTAAACTTGGAACTTAGTGCAACTTCAAAAAATATTACTTTTACACAGTCAAGTAAAGTCATTGTAATGGATTCAAAAAGACAATTGATAATGACAGGATAACagttaaatatattattttaatatattaaggtagattagaaaaattatttttttttgaaagaacatTGCTTAAATCTACTATAAAGACACAAGAAAGATACACTAAGAAGAGGTGGAAATCCAATTTATATGTGATGTTACTCATTCCTGCAATCAGTTTGTTATTGGTATCCAAaaaattttgggaaaaaaaggaCTTTCTGTGGCATCTGGCATGGAGTGGAGGAACGAGGTTTTAAATAATGTGTTATACTATTATAATGGACCCCACACCCATACTGCTTTTGAATGTTATAATGATTATAATGGCCATTATTTGCCTCGAAAGTAGCCATTCGGACtttaatatttaataataattattataacaattgttataatgatattataataaaaaagacaataacAGAAAATTAACATCATTATCTTTCCCTTCACTTTccattgaataaaaaaaattggactGTACTATCAACTCTAGACAAAAATTTGGtataaaattttgaatattgaaaaataatattttatttaaaaaaagtatAGCGATCATTATTTATGTTATAACAAACCATTATAATggtaaataatatattaaaatgGTTATGTTTTACTCATTAATGTGACAATGGGCGGTCGAAACTGTAATAATGGCCATTGCAATGGTTATAATACCATTATTTTATACCTTGGGGAGGATGAAAAAGAAGGGAAATAAAAAGTTTAATAACTTGCAAATATAACTCAAAAAGACACTCAGCTAGTGTGTTGTATTCTCATTGTTCCCTTTGAATTAGCGCCATGAATTGTGCCACAAAATGAAGTGCAGTCGATGATGCAAACAGCCGCCAATTTTTTTAGTGTTTTTTATGGGTTACAACATCATTGttcagaagaaaataaaaaattaaaattaaaacccCATCCAGACCAATTGCCTGGGAGAGGATAAAAGTATCATGAAGGGAAACTCCCTTCCCACTTTAAACTATGGGTATAAGATAGGCATGGATGGCTTCACTTCAGCACCAATTGTGATTGATGCATTAACTCTTGCATTGGGTCTCCTCATTCTTTTGAATAACGTTAGTCCTCAACAGTCATTTGAAAAACTCTATCCTCTTAACCTCTAGAAGAAAGTCTTCAATATGTCAATCTCCCTGGGTTGATTTCGTGACACTTGAGCTGATAATATAGGCCTATACATCTCATATATACAACTTGAAAAGCAAATTCTTGACAAATGATAAAAATAATCATTGAGAAGTTGAAAGAATACACtagattttctttcatttttttggtAGGTGGGATACAAAAAGGAACTTTGTATACCATGGCAAGTGCAAGGTCAATCATTTAGGCAGAATCAAGTTCGGGAATGAAATAAGTATAAGCcttgaagaaaaggaagcaagcTACTTGAAGGAAGGGCTTTCAACTATTGACACTGAACAGACAATTGCATGATAAAGAaaaatgatgatgatgctgTAATTTGCATGTCCTTGGGTTGgagtccttttctagtttggagcATTATGATCTCCTAAAGGTCCAATTCAGCCTTAACATGGATGTTTTCAGAAAGAAGTGAGGAACAAAATCTTATCAGCACAGAAATAAGTAGAACAATAGGAATCGATGGACAAAAGTGCCATATGATTATTTGTTTAAGACGGGGCTAGATTTCCCACCAGGTATTTCAATTTGTCATAACAGCAACTTATGAATAAATGTGAATATCCCTCCTTAACATCCAGACTACATCACCCACCAAATGAAAAAACCCAAAATAATATGTCTGGAGAATGTCTACCAAGGCAGCAGAGCATTTCATTCCCTTAACAACAAATTCTTGGGAGATAGGGAAAAATCCCCTCATGTTATAAGGTCCTGGTAAGATTCTTGAGGGGAAAAATAAACAGCTTTAATCTTTTGGAGCAATGTATCTTTTAGTCAATCCTCTAGTGTTATGAGGTCCATTCACAGCGTTCGCATGAAGACCTTGGACATTCATAAAAGAATATTTCATAGATTAAAACACTGTAAAGTAGCTACATATTTTTCTCGAAGAATATCACATTTTTTTGCTCCTTTTTATATAACTCAGACCGCTCGCACTATCAACTGTTTAAGCAAATTTTTCTATATTGAAACACTCTTGTATCTCCACTTattccacacacacacacacacacacatatatatcatACTACATCATATTATATCATACTTCCtgatttaattttaatcttcatCAAATGTTTAAGATAGCAAATAGCTATATAAAGATTTTATagttccaaaaaaaaagtaagTGGTGTGCTTCTTCAGCATCCTTCCCGTGGAGGACACAATCATGATACCTTTACAATTTCCTATAATTTTGTTCACCATCAGTGTTGTATCTATACATTCTATGTACCTTTCTATAACCTTATATATTATAGACTACATCTGCCCACAAATTACATTGGCTTTATGAGCCACTAAATCAGCTCACCGTTTGTTGTGAATTCTACATGCTAAGTCATTAAAAGAGCACCCTTTGGAGACCAACAACCAAGCATCTTTTCTACCACAAATTTAGACTAGTTCTCCTTTGAGTGAAGTCCCACAAAATAGGAGGCATCTATTAGCATGGTTCTTAGAAATCTAGCATCTCAAGTATGCAAGGCACGGtgaataacaactttacttaTGCTTATTTAACAAAGTTAGGGGATTCAAATGGTCAAACAACATTATGAAGACTCCCATGTTATTATTACAGGTAAGCCCTTTAATATATCGAAACTGGTAAGAATGGCATTGCAAATACACTGGTAAAGAGGTCAGAGGATAAAATAGTGAATAAACAGATCTTCCAATGTCATGAAACCACCTATTTGAAAGATCGGTGAAGTGAAAGACAATAGCACAAGCCATTGTTTCCATACTAATACATTTCAAATTTATCATTCACCATCCTTTGAGTTTATTCTCTCATCTTTGCGATTATTAACCACATCTCCAAAGATTCTTCATTTACACAccataaattatttataaaagtagatataaataaacaaaataagaaattgacttACTAGTAGAAGAATGTAAAAGGATATTGGTTTCACTTTGAAAGGGAATACCATATAGACTTCTTTCTCAAAATCTACCACTTTTATGGAATTCAAGAACATGACTGGAGGCCTTGAACTCATTGTCCTTTCCATATCAAAAAATAGTTAAATGAAGAATTAATGCATGAGAACCTAGGTGATTTAGTTTCAGCAGTCCTTTTGAAGTAATAGTTTCAACACCAGAATAGATGGAAGAAGGGTACAAGAATCTCAAaggttgtcagatataaggttGCTAGAAAAGGTCCAAACTTAGAATGCACTTAACTTGAACTCCATAAGTTGCAACCCAAGGGCAAACTTATTTGGAAGTTGAAGAGCTAATGATAAGAAACTTGCGACATCCTAAATTCATGTTATTGCATGGGTAACATTGTAAATGCGTATCAAGTGGTGGTGTTCGCCGTGTTAAATGCAGACCCATCCAAGAAGAGCTTGACAATATGCATACAGAAGGCATCATCTTATGTACTAAGCACATCAAATCGCAATTTCTAATTTCGGGGACAACAAGTTCTTTCATATCCAATTAACTTTCCATCAAATTGCATTCAGGAGAACAAAGCCAAGAAACAAGTAGGAAAAAAGCACTTTTTTTCCTTGGAAGATTAAAATCAGATCAATCATTCAATGCACCCGGAACAAAAAGAATTCACGAAACATTGACGATCCCTGATGTTCATATGAAACGGGTATGGAGAAATTACTCATAAATGCCCCCAAATTCAACAATAACCGAAACCCAAGGCCAATTACGAGAGCCAAAAGAAACCCCAATTAGAGAAATCGAAGAGAAATCCAGAGGCAAATctcagaaaagaaataaaaagagaagaaagaaggggggggTTGGTGGATTACTTTGAGGGTGCGGGTGGCGAATTCGACGCCGATGGTGGACTTGGAGTCGAGGAAGAACTCGTTGCGGGTGAAGCGGGAGAGGAGGTTGGATTTGCCCACCCCCGAGTCGCCGATCAGCACCACCTTGAACAGATAGTCGTACTCCTCCGCCGGCCCCAACCCTCGCCGCGCCATC encodes the following:
- the LOC103706107 gene encoding ras-related protein RABA2a-like, whose translation is MARRGLGPAEEYDYLFKVVLIGDSGVGKSNLLSRFTRNEFFLDSKSTIGVEFATRTLKVEGRTIKVQIWDTAGQERYRAITSAYYRGALGALLVYDVTKATTFENVNRWLKELRDHADSNIVVMLIGNKTDLKHLRAVATEDAQSFAEKEGLSFIETSALEATNVEKAFQMILSEIYRIISKKPLSSSEPAPGPTGGIKEGKTIEVSATNVDNTKKQCCST